One region of Channa argus isolate prfri chromosome 20, Channa argus male v1.0, whole genome shotgun sequence genomic DNA includes:
- the htra1b gene encoding serine protease HTRA1B has protein sequence MRLRSVLCALVLLVSSCSPAEARRAKRFAIGCPDKCDKSQCAPIPADCLAGDVLDRCDCCPVCASGEGEQCGGTGDRECAEDLECVVTDGVEVSATVRRRSKPGVCACASSEPVCGSDGVSYRNICELKRVSKRATKLQQPPVIFIQRGTCGKGQQNPDSLRYKYNFIADVVEKIAPAVVHIELYRKMMFSKREVAVASGSGFVVSEDGLIVTNAHVVANKHRVKVELKSGATYDAKIKDVDEKADIALIQIDAPMKLPVLLLGRSADLRPGEFVVAIGSPFSLQNTVTTGIVSTTQRGGKELGLRNSDMDYIQTDAIINYGNSGGPLVNLDGEVIGINTLKVTAGISFAIPSDKIRQFLAESHDRQTKGKTSQKKYIGVRMMTITPTLAKELKEKLSDFPDVTSGAYVIEVISRTPAEAAGLQESDVIISINGERITSASEVSAAIKRDETLRAVVRRGNEDIILTIVPEEVDP, from the exons ATGCGTCTCCGCTCTGTCCTGTGCGCACTGGTCCTGCTGGTCTCCTCCTGTTCGCCCGCGGAGGCGCGGAGAGCCAAACGCTTCGCCATCGGCTGCCCGGACAAGTGCGACAAGTCTCAGTGCGCGCCGATCCCCGCGGACTGCCTGGCCGGGGACGTGCTGGACCGCTGCGACTGCTGTCCCGTGTGCGCGTCCGGGGAGGGCGAGCAGTGCGGCGGCACCGGGGACCGCGAGTGCGCCGAAGACCTGGAGTGCGTGGTGACCGACGGCGTGGAGGTGTCCGCCACCGTCCGGCGGAGGAGCAAGCCTGGCGTGTGCGCGTGCGCCAGCTCGGAGCCAGTGTGCGGCAGCGACGGCGTCTCGTACCGGAACATCTGCGAGTTGAAGCGCGTGAGCAAGCGCGCGACGAAGTTGCAGCAGCCGCCGGTGATTTTCATCCAGAGGGGAACCTGCGGAAAGG GTCAGCAGAACCCTGACAGTCTCCGTTACAAGTACAACTTCATCGCTGATGTGGTGGAGAAGATCGCACCCGCTGTTGTTCACATCGAACTGTATCGCAA GATGATGTTTTCTAAGCGGGAGGTGGCCGTAGCCAGTGGCTCTGGCTTTGTTGTATCAGAGGATGGACTCATTGTCACCAACGCCCACGTGGTGGCCAACAAGCATCGAGTCAAG GTGGAGCTGAAAAGCGGAGCCACGTACGACGCCAAGATTAAGGATGTAGATGAGAAGGCGGACATCGCTCTGATCCAGATCGACGCACCG aTGAAGCTGCCCGTGCTGCTGCTCGGCCGGTCGGCGGACCTGCGGCCCGGCGAGTTCGTCGTGGCGATCGGCAGCCCATTCTCCCTGCAGAACACCGTCACCACGGGCATCGTCAGCACCACCCAGAGGGGCGGCAAGGAGCTGGGGCTCCGCAACTCTGACATGGACTACATTCAAACCGACGCCATCATCAAT tacGGCAACTCAGGAGGACCACTAGTCAATCTG GATGGGGAGGTGATCGGCATCAACACCCTGAAGGTCACTGCAGGAATCTCCTTCGCCATCCCCTCAGACAAGATCAGACAGTTCCTGGCAGAGTCCCACGATAGACAGACCAAAG GGAAAACCTCGCAGAAGAAGTACATCGGTGTTCGAATGATGACAATCACTCCAAC TTTGGCTAAAGAGCTGAAGGAGAAGCTGTCAGACTTCCCAGATGTCACCTCCGGGGCCTATGTCATTGAGGTGATCAGCCGGACTCCAGCTGAGGC AGCTGGCCTGCAGGAAAGTGATGTCATCATCAGCATCAATGGCGAGCGAATCACCTCGGCCAGCGAAGTTAGCGCCGCCATAAAACGGGACGAGACGCTGCGAGCAGTGGTGAGACGAGGCAATGAGGACATCATCCTCACCATCGTTCCCGAGGAGGTCGACCCTTGA